The Oleispira antarctica RB-8 genome contains the following window.
AGTCAGCCAGTAACTGATTAAAATTGGTATTCGCCTCGGCCAAGCGTGTTCTCAGCGTTCTCGGCTTAATATCTAACTTAGAGGCCACTTGCTCAAGATTAACCTGGCCAGTCTCAAGAATTTCACCGATGATGCGATTAACGCGAGCCACCACATCTTGGCGCTCCAGTTTCGCAACATGCTCACTGGCAAGTTTCTCATGCAGATGCAGCAATTCAGGCTCAGCATGCAATGATGGAATTACCAAAATATCAGCACTGAAAAACAAACGATTTTCGGCTTCGCCAAACGATACATCACAGCCATACATACGTTTATGCTCGCGATCATCGCCTTCCAGTTGATGGGTAAAATGCACCCGATTCAACGTAAATTTTCCGTCGGTAACGTAACTAAAAAATCGAACCAGGCCAATCGCTACCGCTTCCGATAAATGCCTTAAATCCTTCACCTTTTCGCTCGACGACGATACTCGAATAGACGCCTCGTCACCCACCATTTCAAACGTCGCCAGCGTGGCATCGCTCAATAAACGCTGATAGTTAAGCGAACGATTTAAACCTTCACCAAATGTTGGGCTACTCAAAAAAAGATACTGTAAAACCTGCCCTTTATAAACGGGCATTTTTTCAGCGATATGCAAACCAATATGAGGATCGCCACTTACTTCTTCCAATACTTGCCAAAATAAATTTTGAGCAGCATGAGGCGTGCGAGCATTACGATCTTGCAATATTTCGGCTTTAACGCCACAACGTTCAAAAATCAATGGAACATCAAGCTTCAACTCCAGCATGGCTTGATAAGCCAACTGCAATAAAATACCCGAGTCTCGAAGTTCCGCTATCCCACCTGACATACACTTTAAATTTCTTTGAATAAGGGCTGGATTTTGACAGAACAACAGTGGACTGCAAGCATTGATTGACCAATCTGACGTTATTAATAGGCGATAGAAGCCAATGGTATAGCACTGAAGCCGTTTAGACTGAGCCCTAATTATAATTCTAAACTCACCCTGTACAGCTAAATCGTACTAAGTAGATCAAACCAATAGATCGAACGAACCGATCAGGATATTCAATGAGCCAATCGACACGCATACAACTAACCAAAACGCCTAATACACTCAATCAATATCGCCGAGCAGTGCTTTCAAAAGCCACCAAAACAAAAAAGCCAGTATTGCCGACAACCCGAATTACCTTAAGCGACATCTCTGTAGATGCTAAAAAAGTCGCGCAGTATTCAGAAGTTTGCGGCTTTAAAAAAAATACCCAAAAGCTTCCCATGACCTTCCCACACTTGCTGGCATTCCCACTGCATTTAGAATTAATGTTACTGCGTGACTTTCCTTTTGCCATAATGGGCATGGTGCATGTGCGCAATGAGATCACTCAATATAGAGCCATCAATATACTTGAGAAAATGGATGTCACTTGCTTTCTTTCTGACATCAGAAAAACCGACAAAGGCTATGACATTGACGTAAAAACCGAAATTTACATCACTGGCCAACGAGTTTGGGAAAGCATTAGCACCAACCTAACCCGCCAAAAAACAGATATCGCACCTGCGGCTAAAAACCAAGAACCCAATACCTTGCCAGAATACCCATACTCTGAATTTTGGCACTTATCTTCAGACTTAGGCCGCCGCTACGCCTTAGTTTCTGGAGACTCCAACCCGATTCATTTATTTTCATTAAGCGCTAAATTGTTTGGTTTTAAAGGTCATATTGCTCATGGTATGTGGAGTAAAGCCCGCATGGTTGCCGCACTTTATGAAAATATCGACAGTGAAGCCTGCAAAGTTATTGTTGATTTTAAGCTGCCAGTATTTCTTCCTGCATCGGTTCAGTTGAACTACGACATACAAGGCAACCGCATCGAATTTGATTTGCGAGATAAGACGGGAACTAAGCCGCACCTGAAGGGATCTATTGCGGCACTCTCTCCGCAGAAAGCATAACTTACCGTAAAATAGGTATGGATAAAGCGAGAATCTTCGAACCTCTACTTTATCTGTACCGACAAAAAATCAATTAAAGATTATGTAAATCCTCAGACTATCAACGGCTATTTAACCCCCAAATCACTTTAAGGCTGTGCCCAGCGTTTCATTTCTGGTTAAATAAACAAAAAAATAATTCATAAAACTGGACGACTCACCCATGTTTGCACGCGACCAACAATCTCATACTCGCCACCGCCTCTGTGTATTACCGACGGCTTTATTTGCTTTAACGTTGAGCGCGAGTGCTTTTGCAACCGAAGGTGGATTTTTAGGTGTTTACCCTGGGGTATCAAGCTCTTTAGATGCCGACAAGACCAGCTCAAGTTTTAAAATATTAACCGGTGCGCACGTTACCTCGCGCATCAGCTTAGAATTTGGCTACGTTAATTTTGGTGCAACCCGCTATAACGACCCAACAGCCATCAATACTGACGCGTGTAACTGTAGAATATCCTTTAGAGATGCTGATCACGGTAGCATTAGTTATGGTCAATTAGGGGACCCAACGCCCGACGCGAATGGTAAAAATGAATACAATAATAAAAGCCCAAGTAGCTTTACGGGTATCAGCGAATTTACACCAGAAGGCGCATTGATTAATTTACGCTATCGCTTTCCTATATTGGATAGCTTAGATTTTTTTGTTAAAACAGGTTTCTTTGCCTGGGCGGCGGATTATCAAACCATTAAAATTACCGCTGATAAAGACGGCGCTATCACACGCATTGATGAAAAAGAGAGTCAAACCTCGGCCGTAAACGCAATTTCTGGAGGAGGCTTTATTTACTCCCCCATTCCTCAGCTATCTTTTCGCGCTGAATTAGAAAGTACGGCGATCAGCAGTGGTGATATGCCACGTACACGCCTGCAGAACATTAGCATTGGCGCCAACTGGGAGTTTTAATACCCTTCGCCGACGCTGAGCACTGAAATCGAACTCGAGCACCTACCATCAAGCTCAACATCAATCTAAGTGCTCTTTTCTCCCCCCGCTGCTAACGATTCCAGCAACTCTCGCAACTTATCTAAATGCAAAGGCTTACTTAAATGAGCATCCATACCGGATGCTAAACACTGCTCGATATGCTCTTCAAATGTATGGGCTGTTAAAGCGATAATGGGACACACTGCCTTCGTTTGCCCATACTGCCACCGACGAATAATTTCCGTTGCCTCAAAACCACTCATACGTGGCATTTCGCAATCCATTAAGATTAAATCAAGGGACTCCCCCGAACGAACAATATCAATCGCTTGCTGTCCATTAGTTGCCTCAATCACTCTATGGCCCAGCTTCTTCAACATTGCACTAAGAACGCGGCGATTAATCTCGTTATCATCGACGCCAAGAACCACCAGCTCTTTGCTCGCAAGTATCGGAGAAACCGTCGAAGAAAACGGGCTGCTAGACTCACGACTAGATCGACCACTTACTGTACTCGCCTTAGTTTCTATGGGTTTAGTTTCTATAGGCTTAGAATAAATCGCGAGTGGGACACTAACCGTAAAACGACAATACTCACCGACTCGGCTATCGACTGCAATACTCCCCCCCATCAACTGCGTTAACTGCTGGCAAACGGCCAACCCTAAGCCACTTCCTTCAGCGCGAGAATAAGCGCCTGAATCTACTTGGCGAAATCGTTCAAAAATCCCTAATTGCTGCTGTTTGGTAATTCCGACCCCATTATCCCAAACCGACAAAACCAGATAATTAGACTCAGAATACTCGGCTTTAATGACAATTCGGCCCTGATGAGCAAACCTTATTGAATTACTTAATAAATTAATAATGATTTGTTTCAAGCATTTTTCATCGCCATAAAAGTCGAATTGCTTCAAAGATAGAAAATCTACCTCAATATTAATCTGGCCATTACTCGACTGCTGCTCAAGCATCTTGCAGCATTGATGACATAGCAGCTCCAAGTTGAAAGCCGTTTCATTTAATATCAGTCCGCCGCGAGAAAGATTGTTATAATCTAACTCATCATTAACTAAATTAAGCAGGTATTCCCCAGAAGATGACAAGGTACGAATATAACCATACTGCGTAGGATTTAACGGCGTTTCTCGCAACAGCTCCACCATACCGATAATACCATTAAGAGGAGTTCTAGCTTCGTGACTGAACTGTGCAACCCAGTCTTTAGCAGAATCAGGCTGCTCTGAAGACTGAAAACCCACCATTCTTTTAGGCGTTTTCTTTCGTTCAATCACCACACTTGTTAAAACAATGGCTTGCAGCAAAATACTGGCAGCCAGCACCGAGCTGGTTAAAAAATTAGTCGGCAATAGCGCTAGTTTATGAGTAATATAAATACAAACAGCCATTGCCATAACGCTATAGCTGAATATGTAATAATAAGAATAATCCCCACTGCGATAACGATTTTTTGTTGTAAGCCATGCTAGATAAAATCCAAGAAGTATCCCAGAAATAGCACATAGAAGGCTCGATATCACAGCAGGCAGTAGCCAAAGTAAAGCAATAGCCACAATGACTATCGCATTAATAAAATAATAAACCCTATGCAAACGCTTAGAATCTTTTAGCTGCAAAAAGTGCCACGTAAATACATTCGATATCAAAATAACCACATAGCCTAAAAACACACTCGCCAAATAATTAAACTGTGGATCAACTGGCCAAAAATACTCAAAACTCAACCCTAGATGATTCGCATACATCAAAGAAAATACGCATAAATCGAGGGCTAACACCATGAACAGATAATTATTACGGGTAAGATAAAGGCTGATATTAAACATCACAAACATGATTAAAATACCAAAATACAAACCATAGGCTAAATTTTCTTCATTGGCCAAGCGCCAAAACTCAACCTCTTTATGAATCGAAATAGGAAGAAGAAGACCCACATTAGACTGGGCACGAAAGTAAACTACCAACTCTTCTTGTGCTTGTAATGAGAGCGGTATCGCAAAATTTCTAAATGATATTTCTCGTTCTTTATATGGAAGGTAGCTTCCTAATGACCACTCATTTTTATTCCCTAAAGAGCTCTCAGTATAAATTGATAATCGATACAAACTAGGATTGGCGAATTCTAAAATTCGCTCAAGCTGAACATCTTCTACATTGACCAATCTAAAGCGTCCCCAAGCGCCTTGCTTTAAATTACCTAAGTTTAATGGCGATTGCAAAGCTGGCTGCCAGTGAGCTTGGGGCATGCTTTTAACGCGAGAAAGGCCATAACTTGTCTGGCCTTCTAATAAATATTCGAGGTGCTGAATTTTAATCGATAGCTGCTGCGAAATTTCATTAGCATTCATATTGGCAACTGAGTGCATCGTATTGGCCAACAGAATAAAAATAACCCCAATCTGTCTAATTAACCGCAATATTCTCTTCCCAAAGTGTTACTCCTTCCCATATTACGTTACTCCAAGTAACACCCATGCAGCATCGATTAGCCTGCACTTGCAAAAATACATTACGACAATAGCATTAAAAATATCCACTAAAGATCGACATTATAGCCTCTTAGCGACTAATGTATAACCGCATTAAAACACTGGCATTTAAATTGCTTAAGTACTTCATTAATAAAAAAAACAATAATAATAGCGAACCGGTAAGTCATCATGATTCAAAGTTCAATTTCAGTCGCGCTTATTCGCCCACTTATCGACGCAGTGAGTAGTAAAGCCCCCGCTATCGAGCCAGAATCGGCGATCGATGCACGCCTTATAAAATTACTGAAAGATCCCGATGCAAGAATTCCCACCCAAGATGCCGATGCGCTTATTAATAGCCTCGTTCGCTCAAGCAAGTCTAATTCTTTATGTGTATTTTCAGCACAAAAAGCCGTTACACAAAGTAGCTGCCAATTGCAGCACTTATTTCTATGCTCAAACACTCTGCGCGAAGCACTTTATTATTTAGAAAAATTTTCTGCATTACTCAGTGACAATTTAGAAATTAATGTGACGCGCACTCGCGATAACATTATAAAAATTAAGCTGCCCGTTAATGAACAAAGCTTTCTATCGCAAGAGCGTTATCGCAGCGAACTGCTTGTTGGAATCATTCTCGGCTGGCTAAAACAATTATGCGGCATAGATATGGAAATAAACGGCATAGACCTTCCTTTCCCTCAGCCAAGTTATGCAGCTGATTATTCACAACTCTGGAAAACCAACATTACGTTTAATTCAACGGAATGTTCAATTAAGTTTCAAGCAAAATATTTAGACCAAGGGCTGCACAATACTAACCCTCACATTCTGAATATGATTAAGCGAGACGTAGAGGAACAATACAAAAAACTCACTCGATCAGGCTCTCTCGCAGACCGTATTAAGCGAGCACTAGAGCAAGACAAGCTGAGTCTTAAAGCAAACCAACAAGTTGTGGCAGAACACTTTCATATTAGCGCCCGCACCCTCAACAGGCATTTACAAAAAGAAAGCACATCCCTAAAACAAGTTATTACTGAATGTCGTGTTAATAAAGCAAAGCAGCTTTTATTAGAAAGTGATCTCAATATTGAGCAAATAGCCCTGCAGCTAGGCTTATCAGGGCGCAGAACCCTTGATAGAATTTTTATTAAACAAACGCAAGATAGCCCTGCTCAATATAGAAGTAAGCAAAAACACCACACCCCAACGGAAACACCTTCCATGCTGTCGGTTGTCTCAGGCTAAAAACTGGTTGTCTCAGTCTAAACTAAGCCAGCCCGAGCAGTCGTACTTTCATAATAGACGCAACTGTCATAGCATCGGTTATTTCCCCTGCCATCACCTGCTGAAACACCTGTTCGAACGGCAGACGCTGGCAGACAATATCTTCCGTATCCTCCAAAGACATCTCACCCGCCTGCAAATTTTCAGCAATAAAGGTAAAACCCTGTTCTTGGGTAATAGAATTACTTAAATGCATCGACAAAACCTGCTGCCATTTAGAAGCACTAAATCCCGTCTCTTCCTGCAGCTCTCTTTGAGCGCATCCTAAAACAGACTCACCTTCCGGAGCACCGCCCATGGGCAGCTCCCAATGATACTCTTTCAAGGGATAACGATATTGACCTACCAATAAGGTATCGCCATTCTCAAATAAAGCGACAATAGCAACGGCCTTATTTTTAAAATTAACAGTGCCATAAATACCTGCGCCACCAGCAGGATTAATGACCTGATGCTCCTCAACTCGAATCCAGGGGTTATCATACTTCACCTCACGACTCAGCGTTTTCCAAGGACTTTTCACTGTCGCGCTGCCTTCTTTTGGCTCGGCATACTCACCCGCATTACCCTTTACCACTCACCTTCTCCTGCACAACAGAACGTTTTAACTGATTATGTAGATTTAACTGACTATGTAGATTTAACTCATGCAATCAATCGCGTTGTAAATAACGCTTAGAATAATCATACCCATAATAAAACAGTAAGAAGAGCAGACCAGCAATCACCCCGAGTAAGTGTGCATTGGTCTCCACTCGCCCACCAATGACTCCTGCCATAGCCATATCGTCATAGAAAGGCGACTGCTCCCAAATAACCTTAGAGACAATTACCAGTAAAAAACAACCCGCCATACGCCGACTGTAAAAAGGCGATATAAAAGGCGCTACTAAAATCAGCCCATGCAAAACCCCTGAAAGCCCGACGTAACGCTGTAAATAATCTGCATAGCCATACAAACCAAGCCCCACTACTGCAACACACCAAGCAAGCAGAAAAATGCCCCATGAATTATTAAGACTGCGGCCCGCGATATAAGCCACTAACATAACCCCCAAAACATTGCCTAACAAATGCGCCGTAGACAAGTGCACAAAATGCGCACTGAACAAACGCCATACTTGGCCTTCGTCAATAGCGTCGCGATCAAACATCAACCAATGGGAACTGATAGGCTCAGCCAGCGCAAGCAACACAATCGCGGCCAATAAGAAGAGATACAATAAGTAATCGCGCATCCTGCGCTCCTAAAAAATAAGAACAGTATAAGCTAACGATCTACCCAGCTTCTAGTCTTATCTATGCAGACCCACCAGCACTTTAACGTGCTATGTACGCCTTCTAATACCCAACCATAAAAAGATAAATGCGAAAAAAGATAACCCATTACCCGCAGTGACGTTTTTTTCTACTTTCTGCTCTACCCCAACAGAAAATCCAGCAGCCTTAGGTGCTTTATATTGAAAGGCCTGCTGTTGGTTAGCGACCAACAAACGCTGGTTAAAATCAAAGTTGGCTTTCTGATAAACACCATTAGATTCAATATAACTCTGGCCACTCGCCTCGCTTTCGTTATCAATATTTAACGGACGGGATGAATCCGAGAAGGCAACAACTTGCATATAAATCTGATCGTAATCACTTAAATCAATACGCTCAGAAAAAGAAATACGATTCCATCCCTTCAGTACTGAATGCCCTTTAGTTGAATAGACCTCCTCACTCAACTGCCCCTCAGTAAAACGGGCATACAAAGTAACATCCAACTCTGCTATGCCAGGGCTAAAAACATCCACACCGTGCGCCCAAGACAACTCTTGCGATAACGATAAGGAAATCAAACTCGCAACCTGGCGGCCTCTTACCCCCCACGCA
Protein-coding sequences here:
- a CDS encoding MaoC domain protein dehydratase, encoding MSQSTRIQLTKTPNTLNQYRRAVLSKATKTKKPVLPTTRITLSDISVDAKKVAQYSEVCGFKKNTQKLPMTFPHLLAFPLHLELMLLRDFPFAIMGMVHVRNEITQYRAINILEKMDVTCFLSDIRKTDKGYDIDVKTEIYITGQRVWESISTNLTRQKTDIAPAAKNQEPNTLPEYPYSEFWHLSSDLGRRYALVSGDSNPIHLFSLSAKLFGFKGHIAHGMWSKARMVAALYENIDSEACKVIVDFKLPVFLPASVQLNYDIQGNRIEFDLRDKTGTKPHLKGSIAALSPQKA
- a CDS encoding Nudix hydrolase, whose translation is MVKGNAGEYAEPKEGSATVKSPWKTLSREVKYDNPWIRVEEHQVINPAGGAGIYGTVNFKNKAVAIVALFENGDTLLVGQYRYPLKEYHWELPMGGAPEGESVLGCAQRELQEETGFSASKWQQVLSMHLSNSITQEQGFTFIAENLQAGEMSLEDTEDIVCQRLPFEQVFQQVMAGEITDAMTVASIMKVRLLGLA
- a CDS encoding Transcriptional regulator, AraC type, yielding MSGGIAELRDSGILLQLAYQAMLELKLDVPLIFERCGVKAEILQDRNARTPHAAQNLFWQVLEEVSGDPHIGLHIAEKMPVYKGQVLQYLFLSSPTFGEGLNRSLNYQRLLSDATLATFEMVGDEASIRVSSSSEKVKDLRHLSEAVAIGLVRFFSYVTDGKFTLNRVHFTHQLEGDDREHKRMYGCDVSFGEAENRLFFSADILVIPSLHAEPELLHLHEKLASEHVAKLERQDVVARVNRIIGEILETGQVNLEQVASKLDIKPRTLRTRLAEANTNFNQLLADYRCNLAKRLLANTDETIDEIVYLTGFSEPSTFYRAFKRWTQVTPIEYRNQKKRV
- a CDS encoding AraC-type DNA-binding domain-containing protein translates to MIQSSISVALIRPLIDAVSSKAPAIEPESAIDARLIKLLKDPDARIPTQDADALINSLVRSSKSNSLCVFSAQKAVTQSSCQLQHLFLCSNTLREALYYLEKFSALLSDNLEINVTRTRDNIIKIKLPVNEQSFLSQERYRSELLVGIILGWLKQLCGIDMEINGIDLPFPQPSYAADYSQLWKTNITFNSTECSIKFQAKYLDQGLHNTNPHILNMIKRDVEEQYKKLTRSGSLADRIKRALEQDKLSLKANQQVVAEHFHISARTLNRHLQKESTSLKQVITECRVNKAKQLLLESDLNIEQIALQLGLSGRRTLDRIFIKQTQDSPAQYRSKQKHHTPTETPSMLSVVSG
- a CDS encoding Sensor protein, with the translated sequence MHSVANMNANEISQQLSIKIQHLEYLLEGQTSYGLSRVKSMPQAHWQPALQSPLNLGNLKQGAWGRFRLVNVEDVQLERILEFANPSLYRLSIYTESSLGNKNEWSLGSYLPYKEREISFRNFAIPLSLQAQEELVVYFRAQSNVGLLLPISIHKEVEFWRLANEENLAYGLYFGILIMFVMFNISLYLTRNNYLFMVLALDLCVFSLMYANHLGLSFEYFWPVDPQFNYLASVFLGYVVILISNVFTWHFLQLKDSKRLHRVYYFINAIVIVAIALLWLLPAVISSLLCAISGILLGFYLAWLTTKNRYRSGDYSYYYIFSYSVMAMAVCIYITHKLALLPTNFLTSSVLAASILLQAIVLTSVVIERKKTPKRMVGFQSSEQPDSAKDWVAQFSHEARTPLNGIIGMVELLRETPLNPTQYGYIRTLSSSGEYLLNLVNDELDYNNLSRGGLILNETAFNLELLCHQCCKMLEQQSSNGQINIEVDFLSLKQFDFYGDEKCLKQIIINLLSNSIRFAHQGRIVIKAEYSESNYLVLSVWDNGVGITKQQQLGIFERFRQVDSGAYSRAEGSGLGLAVCQQLTQLMGGSIAVDSRVGEYCRFTVSVPLAIYSKPIETKPIETKASTVSGRSSRESSSPFSSTVSPILASKELVVLGVDDNEINRRVLSAMLKKLGHRVIEATNGQQAIDIVRSGESLDLILMDCEMPRMSGFEATEIIRRWQYGQTKAVCPIIALTAHTFEEHIEQCLASGMDAHLSKPLHLDKLRELLESLAAGGEKST